The following proteins come from a genomic window of Triticum aestivum cultivar Chinese Spring chromosome 6A, IWGSC CS RefSeq v2.1, whole genome shotgun sequence:
- the LOC123130040 gene encoding expansin-B2-like, protein MAGVSTNDIAIVLVALLSVLVTSVCSAANYDTSAARSYNSGWLPAKATWYGAPTGAGPNDNGGACGFKNVNQYPFSSMTSCGNEPLFDGGAGCGSCYEIRCVAANNPSCSGQPRRVVITDMNYYPVARYHFDLSGTAFGAMAKNGLNDKLRHAGIIDMQFRRVRCNFPGMKVTFHVQRGSNPNYLAVLVEYANVDGTVVRMELMQTRNGRPTGFWEPMRRSWGSIWRMDTSRPLQGPFSMRITSDSGKTLVANNVIPAYWRPDKAYGSNVQFY, encoded by the exons ATGGCTGGCGTCTCCACCAACGACATTGCCATTGTGCTTGTGGCACTTCTCTCCGTGCTCGTCACGTCCGTCTGTTCTGCGGCCAACTACGAcacctccgccgccagatcctacAACTCCGGCTGGCTGCCCGCCAAGGCCACCTGGTACGGAGCGCCCACCGGCGCCGGACCCAACGACAACG GCGGTGCTTGCGGCTTCAAGAACGTCAACCAGTACCCTTTCTCCTCCATGACGTCCTGCGGCAACGAGCCTCTGTTCGACGGTGGCGCAGGCTGCGGCAGCTGCTATGAG ATCCGATGTGTCGCCGCCAACAACCCTTCCTGCTCCGGCCAGCCGAGGAGGGTGGTCATCACCGACATGAACTACTACCCCGTGGCCAGGTACCACTTCGACCTCAGCGGCACGGCGTTCGGGGCCATGGCCAAGAACGGCCTCAACGACAAGCTCCGCCATGCCGGCATCATCGACATGCAGTTCAGGAGGGTGCGCTGCAACTTCCCGGGCATGAAGGTCACCTTCCACGTCCAGCGTGGCTCCAACCCTAACTACCTCGCGGTGCTCGTGGAGTACGCCAACGTGGATGGGACCGTGGTGCGGATGGAGCTGATGCAGACCAGGAACGGCCGCCCCACGGGGTTCTGGGAGCCGATGCGGCGCTCCTGGGGATCCATCTGGCGGATGGACACCAGCCGCCCGCTGCAGGGGCCCTTCTCCATGCGCATCACCAGCGACTCCGGCAAGACGCTGGTGGCCAACAATGTCATCCCGGCCTACTGGCGGCCGGACAAAGCCTACGGGTCCAACGTCCAGTTCTATTGA